The Halalkalicoccus tibetensis genome contains the following window.
GACGCCCGCGCCGACCAGCGAGGCGCCGACGACGACCAGCGAGGACAGCGGCCGGGTCGCACGGTTCGCGGTCCGCCAGAGCATCGCCGCGCCGACGGTCGCGACCAGCAACATTCCCATCGAGAACAGCCCGTCGAACATGACGTTCGTCCGCAGCCCGTCGTAGGTCAGCGGGTCGTAGTACCCCGAGAGCAGGTGATGGGTCTGGAAGATCTGATGGAAGATCATCACGTCGATCAGCGCGCCGAACCCGAAGCCGAAGACGCCGCCCCACAACAGCAGTGAACGGCGATGGCCGTCTGTATCGCTCATGGGCGGGGTTTGCGGGTCAGTCCCAAAAGCGTGTGCCCGGAGCGCGCAACCCCGATCAGGGGATGAGCGTCACCGGCAGGTCGCTCTCCTCGATGACCGCCTCCGAGGCGCTGCCGACGACGAACCGCTCGAGGCGGTTGCTGGTCGCCCGCCCCATCACGACGTGGTCGTAGCCCCGCTCTTCGGCGATCCCGATGACCCGCTGGCCGACCTTCCGGGCCGCTCCCGACTCCGTGACGACCTCGGTCTCGATCAGCTCGGGCTCGGCGTCAAGGCCCGCTTCAGCGATCGCCGCGCGCGCCCGCTCGAACAGCTCGTCGGTGGCGTCGGTGCGTTCGGCGGCGAAGTGGATCACGGCGAGGCCGGCGTCGAAGCCGCGTGCGAACTCGATGCCGAAGCGGAGCGCGTCGAAGCTGCTGTCCGAGCCGTCGATCGGGACGAGGATCTGCATATCCCGTCACACGCGCCCCGGGTAAAAAGTGGGCAGGCTTTCGGCTCCCCGGCCCCATCATTCCCCATGGGCTGTGAACTCTGCGGGCGTGCGGTCGAGACTACGACCCACCACCTGATCCCGAAGAACCGCAAGGATAGCCCGACGGTCCAGCTGTGTCAGCCCTGCCACAAGCAGGTCCACGCGACGTTCACCAACCACGAGCTCAAACAGGAGTACGACACGATCGAGGCGCTGCGCGAGGCCGATCGCCTGCAGTCGTTCGTCGAGTGGATCAGCAAGACCGACAAGACCGACGTTCAGGTCGACGAGAGCGATCGGGTCCGGCGGTGGCGGGGATAGCGGCCGATCGCTCAGTCCTCATCGTGACGGGGAACGCGAGCCGGCGCGGTGAAGCCGCGCCGGGATTTTTTGGAGGAGTAAAAAGGTCCGTTCTCAGAACCCGAAGACCGGGACGAACCGGAAGACGAGGTACGCGCCGACGGTCGCGAGCACCGGCACGAAGTTCTGGACGACGATCACCCGCGCGGTCGTGGTCGGGTCGAAGAGGTCGGACGTTCGGGGCAGGTCCTCGGGGCGCTCGTCGCCGATCGGGGGCAGCTCCTCGCCCTCGGTGTCGGCCGCGAGCGCCCCCACCGAAACCTGGCCCTCGCCGGCGACGGTTTCCGAGGCGGTCGCGGTGCGGGTCGCCCGTCCCCAGCCCAGCCCGATGATGCTCATCGTCGAGACGACGACCAGCTGGACGGGGATGCCGATCGCCGACAGCAGGGTGACGATCGTCGCCGAGACGACCATGACGACGACGGCCGCCGTCAGCGGCAGGTTCGTGATGTCGTTGCCCATCGTCTCGAGGGTCCGCCGGGCGATGGTGAACGCGCCGATGGTGACGGCGATCCCCGCGATGAGCACGCCCCAGCTCATCGAGAGGGCGCCGCTTCCCACCAGCGGCGCGACGGCGTTGGCGACGTTCGACGCGCCCGAGCTGAACGCCATGTAACAGCCGATGGCGACGACGATCAGCGAGCCGGTGACCTCGCGGCGATCGGCGTCGTCGGCGGCGCGGATCCGCGGGATCGACGAGCCCCGATCGACGATCCACAGGTTCGTCTCCCGTTTCGAGATGGCGACCCACTCGTTGAT
Protein-coding sequences here:
- a CDS encoding DUF2243 domain-containing protein translates to MSDTDGHRRSLLLWGGVFGFGFGALIDVMIFHQIFQTHHLLSGYYDPLTYDGLRTNVMFDGLFSMGMLLVATVGAAMLWRTANRATRPLSSLVVVGASLVGAGVFNVFDGVVNHYLLDLHNVVHGTEAWNPHWVAVSLLMLGAGLLVLRLADRRGDPREPATEPAD
- a CDS encoding universal stress protein, translating into MQILVPIDGSDSSFDALRFGIEFARGFDAGLAVIHFAAERTDATDELFERARAAIAEAGLDAEPELIETEVVTESGAARKVGQRVIGIAEERGYDHVVMGRATSNRLERFVVGSASEAVIEESDLPVTLIP
- a CDS encoding inorganic phosphate transporter — its product is MVEALLVIGIVVAVFVGYNIGGSTTGVSFGPAVGANVVSKLGAAALMSVFFFVGGWLIGPAVVETLGEDLVPGTILTLETGIAVLFFIGLALFAGNVFGVPASTSMTAVGSIAGLGIATGTLDWATMGEIVSWWIVAPVVAFWVSGVIGRYFYARINEWVAISKRETNLWIVDRGSSIPRIRAADDADRREVTGSLIVVAIGCYMAFSSGASNVANAVAPLVGSGALSMSWGVLIAGIAVTIGAFTIARRTLETMGNDITNLPLTAAVVVMVVSATIVTLLSAIGIPVQLVVVSTMSIIGLGWGRATRTATASETVAGEGQVSVGALAADTEGEELPPIGDERPEDLPRTSDLFDPTTTARVIVVQNFVPVLATVGAYLVFRFVPVFGF